In the Corynebacterium suedekumii genome, one interval contains:
- the murG gene encoding undecaprenyldiphospho-muramoylpentapeptide beta-N-acetylglucosaminyltransferase, with protein MPDSLTDGPTTGLSVVVAGGGTAGHIEPALAVAEALQQRHGATVTALGTTRGLERDLVPDRGFDLKYIDPVPVPRRPGMDLVKLPWRVVTAVRQARGILREVGADAVVGFGGYVAAPAYLAARSLGIPFYVHEANARAGMANKLGVRLGGTGFNAVAESGMPGEVIGIPVRADLRTGDTAAAAERGRTQWGLDPARKTLLVTGGSQGAVSLNKAVAGAVDTLAEAAGFQVLHAYGKRNSAPAEHENYVALPYIEDMAAAYAVADLIVCRSGAMTVAEVTASGLPAVYVPLPHGNGEQALNATAVVEAGAARLIADADLTPDRLVTEVTEILGDEDRLAGMRAAARGHAAGDAAGQLADVVAAGVDTQRHP; from the coding sequence ATGCCCGACAGCCTGACTGACGGCCCCACCACCGGCCTGTCCGTCGTCGTCGCCGGCGGAGGCACCGCGGGCCACATCGAACCCGCACTCGCCGTCGCCGAGGCGCTCCAGCAGCGGCACGGCGCGACGGTCACCGCCCTGGGCACCACTCGTGGGCTCGAGCGAGATCTTGTCCCGGACCGCGGATTCGACCTGAAGTACATCGACCCGGTGCCCGTGCCCCGTCGCCCCGGCATGGACCTGGTCAAGCTGCCGTGGCGGGTGGTCACCGCCGTCCGCCAGGCGCGCGGCATCCTCCGGGAGGTCGGGGCCGACGCCGTCGTCGGGTTCGGCGGTTACGTCGCCGCCCCGGCGTACCTCGCGGCCCGCTCACTCGGGATCCCCTTCTACGTGCACGAGGCCAACGCCCGGGCGGGCATGGCCAACAAGCTCGGCGTCCGGCTCGGCGGCACCGGTTTCAACGCGGTCGCCGAATCCGGCATGCCGGGTGAGGTGATCGGCATTCCCGTCCGGGCGGATCTGCGTACCGGGGACACCGCGGCCGCCGCCGAACGCGGGCGGACGCAGTGGGGGCTGGATCCGGCCCGGAAGACACTCCTGGTCACCGGGGGTTCCCAGGGCGCGGTCAGCCTCAACAAGGCGGTCGCGGGAGCCGTGGACACCCTCGCCGAGGCGGCCGGGTTCCAGGTGCTGCACGCCTACGGCAAGCGCAACTCCGCCCCGGCCGAACACGAGAACTACGTGGCCCTGCCCTACATCGAGGACATGGCCGCCGCCTACGCCGTCGCTGACCTCATCGTCTGCCGTTCCGGGGCGATGACGGTCGCCGAGGTCACCGCCTCCGGTCTGCCCGCCGTGTACGTGCCGCTGCCGCACGGCAACGGCGAGCAGGCGCTCAACGCCACCGCCGTCGTCGAGGCCGGTGCCGCCCGCCTCATCGCCGACGCCGACCTCACCCCCGACCGCCTCGTCACCGAGGTCACGGAGATCCTCGGGGACGAGGACCGTCTCGCCGGCATGCGGGCCGCTGCCCGTGGACATGCGGCAGGGGACGCGGCGGGACAGCTCGCCGACGTCGTCGCGGCGGGCGTCGACACGCAGCGGCACCCGTAA
- a CDS encoding FtsW/RodA/SpoVE family cell cycle protein yields MSTAAPERSSDRTASGMISAARDWLEARPGADYFILRSVIFLLTGIGVVMVMSSSMTWSVIEGSTVWGAAIRQGAMVVVGLVAFWIALRVKPQTVRRLAPWLLGLSIILLILVLIPGIGTGREEVGSQSWIVLGPVRLQPSEVAKVAIAVWGASYLSDKPTPRSFLSSHFTWFTVVSLFMFGLIFAEDDLGMAVAFAMVVVLTLLFAGVDFRWIVGAVIAGGLLLAGIFASGGFRSNRFHVYFDALFGHFDDTRGTAFQSYQGFLSLADGSATGVGLGQSRAKWFYLPEAKNDFIFAVIGEELGLWGGALVIVLFMLLGYFGLRTAMRAQNQFQSLMAATLTAGVVSQAFINIGYVIGLLPVTGIQLPMISAGGTSAIITLGSMGLLASVARHEPQAVSATQSYGRPLFDRIFFLPEPTVPTPAGQRTRRREAAPAPRSAGPRERFGEPVTGSVRRNRPHHDRRR; encoded by the coding sequence ATGAGCACCGCAGCACCGGAACGTTCCTCCGACCGCACCGCCAGCGGGATGATCTCCGCGGCCCGGGACTGGCTCGAGGCCCGTCCCGGGGCGGACTACTTCATCCTGCGGTCGGTGATCTTCCTGCTCACCGGCATCGGCGTCGTCATGGTGATGTCGTCGTCCATGACCTGGTCGGTCATCGAGGGAAGCACCGTGTGGGGTGCCGCGATCCGGCAGGGCGCGATGGTCGTCGTCGGTCTGGTCGCCTTCTGGATCGCACTGCGGGTGAAACCGCAGACGGTCCGACGCCTCGCCCCGTGGCTGCTGGGCCTCTCGATCATCCTGCTCATCCTGGTGCTCATTCCCGGCATCGGCACCGGCCGCGAGGAGGTCGGCTCCCAATCGTGGATCGTCCTCGGCCCGGTCCGGCTGCAGCCCTCCGAGGTGGCCAAGGTGGCCATCGCCGTGTGGGGCGCCAGCTACCTGTCCGACAAGCCCACTCCCCGCAGCTTCCTGTCCAGTCACTTCACCTGGTTCACCGTCGTCTCGCTGTTCATGTTCGGCCTCATCTTCGCCGAGGATGATCTGGGTATGGCTGTCGCCTTCGCCATGGTCGTCGTGTTGACCCTGCTGTTTGCCGGGGTGGACTTCCGGTGGATCGTCGGTGCGGTCATCGCCGGCGGACTCCTGCTCGCCGGAATCTTCGCCTCGGGTGGTTTCCGCTCCAACCGGTTCCACGTCTACTTCGACGCGCTGTTCGGCCACTTCGACGACACGCGGGGCACCGCCTTCCAGTCCTATCAGGGCTTCCTCTCTCTGGCGGACGGCTCCGCCACCGGCGTCGGCCTGGGCCAGTCCCGCGCCAAGTGGTTCTACCTGCCGGAGGCCAAGAACGACTTCATCTTCGCCGTCATCGGCGAGGAACTCGGCCTGTGGGGCGGAGCCCTGGTCATCGTCCTGTTCATGCTCCTGGGCTACTTCGGGCTGCGGACCGCGATGCGGGCGCAGAACCAGTTCCAGTCCCTCATGGCGGCGACGCTGACCGCCGGTGTGGTCTCCCAGGCGTTCATCAACATCGGCTACGTCATCGGCCTGCTGCCGGTCACCGGCATCCAGCTGCCCATGATCTCCGCGGGCGGTACCTCCGCGATCATCACCCTCGGGTCCATGGGGCTGCTCGCCTCCGTCGCGCGGCACGAGCCTCAGGCCGTGTCCGCCACCCAGTCCTACGGTCGCCCCCTGTTCGACCGGATCTTCTTCCTGCCGGAGCCGACCGTGCCCACCCCGGCCGGCCAGCGCACCCGTCGCCGCGAGGCCGCTCCGGCACCGCGTTCGGCTGGCCCGCGGGAGCGGTTCGGTGAGCCGGTGACTGGTAGCGTCAGGAGAAACCGGCCCCACCACGACAGGAGACGATGA
- the murD gene encoding UDP-N-acetylmuramoyl-L-alanine--D-glutamate ligase has protein sequence MNPTLPTELTGRVLVAGAGVSGAGCARLLSDLGVDTVVADDNADALAALVSACGGRISGIGVADARTRLGEYSLVVTSPGWRPDSPLLVDAAAAHLDVIGDVELAYRLDRAEVFGPPRTWLVVTGTNGKTTTTAMLAAMMTQAATDSGRRAEAVGNIGVAVSDALADPDRVDVLVAELSSFQLHWSTELTPDAGVLLNLAEDHIDWHGSFDAYADDKARVLTGPVAVAGIDDPHVRSLSAGIRGLIGFTLGEPARGQFGVIDGRLIDHTGDEPVELAPVEGIEPPGPAGIYDALAAAAIARSQGATPDHIAAALDSFAVAGHRGQIVATGGGVRWIDNSKATNPHAADAALAGLDRVIWLAGGQLKGADVTDLITTHAHRLKAVGLLGQDGQAIATALRDLAPDVPVEITDLTDPVAAMDTLVDLVTPHLEDGDTVLLAPAAASLDMYTGMGQRGDLFTAAARRVAGAAPEPEES, from the coding sequence ATGAATCCCACCCTCCCCACGGAACTGACCGGCCGCGTGCTCGTGGCCGGCGCCGGCGTCTCCGGTGCCGGCTGCGCCCGACTGCTCTCCGACCTCGGCGTGGACACCGTCGTGGCCGACGACAACGCCGACGCCCTGGCCGCCCTGGTCTCGGCCTGCGGGGGGAGGATCTCCGGTATCGGCGTCGCCGACGCCCGCACCCGGCTGGGGGAGTACTCCCTCGTGGTCACCTCCCCGGGCTGGCGTCCTGACTCACCGCTGCTTGTCGACGCCGCCGCGGCCCACCTCGACGTCATCGGCGACGTCGAGCTCGCCTACCGCCTCGACCGCGCCGAGGTGTTCGGCCCGCCGCGGACGTGGCTCGTGGTTACCGGCACCAACGGCAAGACCACCACCACCGCGATGCTCGCCGCGATGATGACCCAGGCCGCGACCGACTCCGGCCGTCGCGCCGAGGCCGTGGGCAACATCGGTGTCGCCGTCTCCGACGCCCTGGCCGACCCGGACCGCGTCGACGTCCTCGTCGCCGAGCTCTCCAGCTTCCAGCTGCACTGGTCCACCGAACTGACCCCCGACGCCGGTGTCCTGCTCAACCTCGCCGAGGACCACATCGACTGGCACGGCAGCTTCGACGCCTACGCCGACGACAAGGCCCGCGTGCTCACCGGTCCCGTCGCCGTCGCCGGCATCGACGACCCACACGTCCGGTCGCTGTCCGCCGGCATCCGCGGCCTCATCGGCTTCACCCTCGGGGAACCCGCCCGCGGGCAGTTCGGCGTCATCGACGGACGGCTCATCGACCACACCGGTGATGAACCGGTCGAGCTCGCGCCGGTCGAAGGCATCGAACCACCCGGCCCGGCCGGGATCTACGACGCCCTCGCGGCGGCCGCCATCGCCCGCTCCCAGGGAGCGACCCCGGACCACATCGCCGCCGCCCTCGACTCCTTCGCCGTCGCCGGACACCGCGGTCAGATCGTCGCCACCGGAGGCGGGGTCCGCTGGATCGACAACTCCAAGGCCACCAACCCGCACGCGGCGGACGCCGCCCTCGCCGGCCTGGACCGGGTCATCTGGCTGGCCGGCGGGCAGTTGAAGGGCGCGGACGTCACCGACCTCATCACCACCCACGCCCACCGCCTCAAGGCCGTCGGTCTGCTGGGGCAGGACGGGCAGGCCATCGCCACCGCCCTCCGTGATCTCGCGCCCGACGTCCCCGTCGAGATCACCGACCTCACCGACCCGGTCGCCGCGATGGACACCCTCGTCGACCTGGTCACCCCCCACCTCGAGGACGGGGACACGGTCCTCCTGGCGCCGGCCGCCGCCTCCCTGGACATGTACACCGGCATGGGCCAACGCGGAGACCTGTTCACCGCCGCAGCCAGGCGGGTGGCCGGCGCCGCACCCGAACCCGAGGAGTCCTGA
- the mraY gene encoding phospho-N-acetylmuramoyl-pentapeptide-transferase, whose protein sequence is MTQIIIAGTVSFLVAIFLTPVLIRRFSAEGLGQEIREEGPKSHLRKRGTPTMGGIAILVGILVAYLAVGTYGLITGTGGFTVSGLLVLGLTLGLGGLGFADDFIKLYLGRNLGLNKKAKLLGQLVLAIAFGLLILQFPDEQGLTPGSTHLSFIRDIDTLDISFGGSIIGIIVFLVFIYVLIAAWSNAVNLTDGLDGLAAGSTALVMGAYGIITFWQFRNSCSVSVEPGCYSVRDPLDLAVLAAAGLGACLGFLWWNAAPAKIFMGDTGSLALGGLVAGLSVASRTELLMIIVGALFVMEAASVVIQIIVFRTSGRRFFRMAPFHHHFENGGWAETTVVIRFWLIAAMAVMIGVSIFYGEWLSATGVSLR, encoded by the coding sequence GTGACACAGATCATCATCGCAGGCACGGTCAGCTTCCTCGTCGCCATCTTCCTCACCCCGGTGCTCATCCGGCGGTTCTCCGCCGAGGGCCTGGGGCAGGAGATCCGGGAGGAGGGCCCGAAGTCCCACCTGCGCAAGCGCGGCACCCCGACGATGGGTGGCATCGCCATCCTCGTGGGCATCCTCGTGGCCTACCTCGCGGTCGGCACCTACGGGCTCATCACCGGCACCGGCGGTTTCACCGTCTCCGGCCTGCTGGTCCTCGGCCTGACCCTCGGCCTCGGCGGGCTCGGTTTCGCCGACGACTTCATCAAGCTCTACCTCGGCCGCAACCTCGGCCTGAACAAGAAGGCGAAGCTGCTCGGTCAGCTGGTTCTGGCCATCGCGTTCGGTCTGCTCATCCTCCAGTTCCCGGACGAGCAGGGCCTGACCCCGGGGTCGACGCACCTGTCGTTCATCCGGGACATCGACACCCTCGACATCTCCTTCGGCGGCAGCATCATCGGGATCATCGTGTTCCTGGTGTTCATCTACGTCCTCATCGCCGCCTGGTCGAATGCCGTCAACCTCACCGACGGTCTCGACGGTCTCGCCGCGGGCTCCACCGCCCTGGTCATGGGCGCCTACGGCATCATCACCTTCTGGCAGTTCCGCAACTCCTGCTCCGTGTCCGTCGAGCCGGGCTGCTACTCGGTCCGTGACCCCCTCGACCTGGCCGTCCTCGCCGCCGCCGGCCTCGGGGCCTGCCTCGGCTTCCTGTGGTGGAACGCCGCCCCGGCGAAGATCTTCATGGGTGACACCGGCTCCCTGGCCCTCGGCGGCCTCGTGGCCGGCCTGTCCGTCGCCTCCCGCACGGAACTGCTCATGATCATCGTCGGTGCCCTGTTCGTCATGGAGGCCGCCTCCGTGGTCATCCAGATCATCGTGTTCCGCACCTCCGGACGTCGCTTCTTCCGTATGGCACCGTTCCACCACCACTTCGAGAACGGCGGCTGGGCCGAGACCACTGTCGTCATCCGTTTCTGGCTCATCGCCGCCATGGCCGTGATGATCGGCGTGTCCATCTTCTACGGCGAGTGGCTCTCCGCCACGGGAGTGAGCCTGCGATGA